In the genome of Campylobacter concisus, one region contains:
- a CDS encoding lysophospholipid acyltransferase family protein, which yields MILSKIRALFFAIEFVISVVLVVFFMWLFNDKNRAIRKFWGRSQRFFGGYKLEVIGNFSDEANILLINHQSMLDIIVIEELHPKNVCWIAKAQIGKIPIIGKILSLPKMIAVERENKHSLIKLLSEAKDRVENGRVLAIFPEGTRSQTNKLLPFKGGAKLLVEKLNLKVQPIVIVGSDAMKVKEFSFKKADIKLFCLDLVDTSKDNWLETTRESMQKVLNENRK from the coding sequence TCTTGTCAAAAATTAGAGCTTTATTTTTTGCTATTGAGTTTGTTATTAGCGTTGTTCTAGTCGTCTTTTTTATGTGGCTATTTAATGATAAAAATAGAGCCATAAGAAAATTTTGGGGAAGATCGCAAAGGTTTTTTGGTGGATATAAACTTGAAGTGATAGGCAATTTTAGTGATGAGGCAAATATCTTACTTATAAACCACCAAAGCATGCTTGATATCATCGTCATCGAAGAGCTTCACCCAAAAAATGTCTGCTGGATCGCAAAGGCACAGATCGGTAAAATTCCTATAATTGGTAAAATTTTAAGCTTGCCAAAAATGATAGCGGTTGAGCGTGAAAATAAACATTCACTAATAAAGCTTTTAAGTGAAGCAAAAGATAGGGTTGAAAATGGTCGCGTTTTAGCCATATTTCCCGAAGGAACTAGATCTCAAACTAATAAGCTTTTACCTTTTAAGGGCGGTGCAAAACTATTAGTTGAAAAGCTAAATTTAAAAGTTCAGCCTATCGTTATTGTAGGAAGCGATGCGATGAAAGTAAAAGAATTTAGCTTTAAAAAAGCAGATATCAAGCTCTTTTGTCTTGATTTAGTCGATACTTCAAAAGACAACTGGCTAGAGACGACTAGAGAGAGTATGCAAAAAGTCCTAAACGAAAATAGAAAATAA
- the htpG gene encoding molecular chaperone HtpG, with translation MADKFEFQTEVNDLLNLMIHSLYSNKEIFLRELISNSNDALDKLNYLCLTNEKYKSLSYTPRIDIKVDDKAKTLTISDNGIGMDKDELIANLGTIARSGTKGFMKNLSGDAKKDSSLIGQFGVGFYSAFMVANKIEVISKRALSDKAYKWTSDAKSYEIEDAKKDSFGTDIILHLNDDEFANSWRIEEIVKKYSNHIPYPIFMDKQSYVAPKEGEKEGTYETKNEQINKANALWRLNKASLKEQDYNDFYKQISHDSSDPLLYIHTKAEGKIEYSTLFYAPSTEPFDLFRVDYQSGVKLYVKRVFITDDAKELLPPYLRFIKGIIDVEDLPLNVSREILQENAIMRSVKEQSVKKILSELAKLKDNDREKYIKFYKLFGKVLKEGLYGFNAEKEQILDLCLFKSSKRDGLISLKEYKEAMKEDQKSIYYISGNNENMLRNSPLLESFKKNDIEVLIMDEEIDTIVMPMVNEFDKTPLKSVSHADINDEIKSGEKVDESKVANTLVQMKEILKDEVKDVRLSSRLSSSAAVLIYDKNDPDYAMQEMLKQMGQGVNAPKVKPILEINADHEIFAKLEKNEAMVYDIAPLLLDMARLNEGMSLENPAKFSELLTKVMLKAI, from the coding sequence ATGGCAGATAAATTTGAATTTCAAACCGAGGTCAATGACCTTTTAAATTTGATGATCCACTCTCTTTACTCAAACAAAGAGATATTTTTAAGAGAGCTCATCTCAAACTCAAATGACGCTCTTGATAAGCTAAACTACCTTTGCTTGACTAATGAAAAGTATAAAAGCTTAAGCTATACTCCAAGGATCGACATCAAAGTAGATGATAAGGCTAAGACTTTAACCATTAGCGATAATGGTATCGGTATGGATAAAGATGAGCTCATCGCAAATTTAGGTACCATCGCAAGAAGTGGCACAAAAGGTTTTATGAAAAATTTAAGCGGCGATGCTAAAAAAGATAGCTCGCTGATCGGTCAGTTTGGTGTTGGCTTTTACTCAGCATTTATGGTGGCAAACAAGATCGAGGTCATAAGCAAACGAGCACTTAGCGACAAAGCCTATAAATGGACATCTGATGCAAAAAGCTACGAGATAGAAGATGCTAAAAAAGATAGCTTTGGAACGGACATCATCTTACATTTAAATGACGATGAGTTTGCAAATTCTTGGCGTATCGAAGAGATAGTCAAGAAGTATTCAAATCACATTCCTTATCCTATATTTATGGATAAACAAAGCTATGTCGCTCCAAAAGAAGGCGAAAAAGAAGGCACATATGAGACTAAAAATGAGCAAATAAACAAGGCAAATGCGCTTTGGAGGCTAAACAAAGCTAGCCTTAAAGAGCAAGATTATAACGACTTTTATAAGCAAATTTCTCACGATAGCAGTGACCCGCTCCTTTACATCCACACAAAAGCTGAGGGTAAGATCGAGTACTCAACTCTATTTTATGCGCCAAGCACCGAGCCATTTGATCTATTTAGAGTTGATTACCAAAGTGGCGTGAAGCTCTATGTGAAAAGAGTTTTCATCACAGATGATGCAAAAGAACTCTTGCCGCCATATTTAAGATTTATCAAGGGTATCATTGATGTTGAGGACTTGCCACTAAATGTTAGCCGCGAAATTTTACAAGAAAATGCGATCATGCGAAGTGTCAAAGAGCAAAGCGTGAAAAAAATCTTAAGCGAGCTTGCAAAGTTAAAAGATAACGACCGCGAAAAATACATAAAATTTTACAAACTATTTGGCAAGGTTTTAAAAGAGGGGCTTTATGGATTTAACGCTGAAAAAGAGCAAATTTTAGATCTTTGCCTATTTAAAAGTTCAAAAAGAGACGGACTTATCAGCCTAAAAGAGTACAAAGAAGCGATGAAAGAGGATCAAAAGTCGATCTACTACATCAGCGGCAACAATGAAAATATGCTAAGAAATTCTCCGCTTCTTGAGAGTTTTAAGAAAAATGATATTGAGGTTCTTATTATGGATGAAGAGATCGATACGATCGTTATGCCAATGGTCAATGAATTTGACAAAACACCTCTAAAATCAGTCTCACACGCTGATATAAATGATGAGATCAAAAGCGGTGAGAAGGTCGATGAGAGCAAGGTTGCAAACACGCTTGTTCAAATGAAAGAAATTTTAAAAGATGAAGTCAAAGATGTAAGACTAAGCTCAAGACTCTCAAGCTCGGCTGCGGTGCTAATTTACGATAAAAACGATCCTGATTACGCTATGCAAGAGATGCTAAAACAAATGGGACAAGGCGTAAATGCTCCAAAAGTTAAACCGATCTTGGAGATCAACGCTGATCATGAAATCTTTGCAAAACTTGAGAAAAATGAGGCGATGGTTTATGACATCGCGCCTTTACTTCTTGATATGGCAAGGCTAAATGAGGGCATGAGCCTAGAAAATCCTGCTAAATTTTCAGAGCTATTAACGAAAGTCATGTTAAAAGCTATCTAA